The nucleotide window GTATCAACTACGACCTGCACAACGTGTTGGGCTTCTACGTAGCCAGCATTGCGCTGGTGCTGGCTTTGTCCGGCTTGTTCATGATCTTCCCTTGGATGCTCAAGTCGATTGTATTTGTGGTGGATGGGGGCAAGCCGGCTCCTCAGGAGCTGATGGAAACCAAGCTTGATACCTTGAAAACCGTAACAGCTGCTACTCAGCCCCTTTCCGACATCGTGTACCGCAACGTGCGCCGCCTTTCGCCCGCCAACGAAATGGTCCTTATTGGGCCCACCGGCACGGGCAAGACGTCCGCGTACTGCTGGACCTACCAGAAAGCCCTGCACTATTACCATCGCGACGAATATGCCTTCCACCCTGTGTCGGGCCAATTGCTGGAGACGCGTTTTCACGCTGCCAAAAGCGCCGGCACCAAGTTCTCTGACATGAACTACGACCTGCACACCGGGCAGTTGCTGGGCGTAGGCGGCAAGATTGTGGCATTCCTGGCCAGCCTCATTTCGGCCAGCCTGCCCGTAACGGGCACCATTGTGTGGTGGGGGCGCCGCAGCAAGACGAAAAAGAAAAGCCGGAAGCTCGTATCAGCTTAAAACACATGTTTGGGATTTTGCTCTGGGGTCATGCTGAGCTTGTCGAAACATCTCTACCGCTTCGTTGAATGATGCAGGCGAAGCAGTAGAGATGCTTCGACAAGCTCAGCATGACGTTCTAAAGAAGGAGTCTACGAAATCTAAACACGCACTAAAACACAAGCGGCCCCAACCAGCAGACTGGTTGGGGCCGCATCCGTTTAGAAGGCAGTACGCTACGCGTTGTACATCTTCTCGTAGTACTCCCGCGCCATGCGGCCCGACTCAAACTCGGGCTCTACTTCGCGCATGGCGGTTTTTTGAATTTCCAGGAAACGGTCGGGCTGGTTGTAGTACAGCGGCAGAATTTCCTGCTCCAGCACGTCCAGGATGCCGGTGGCTTCCAAGTCGTCCTTCACGGGCTCGGGCTCGTGGATGTTGGCCAGCGGAATCAGGAAGCCGTTTTCGCCCTCGCGCACAAACTCCGGAATCCAGCCATCGGCAATGCTCAGGCTTATGCAGCCGTTCATGGCCGCTGTCATGCCGCTGGTGCCGGAGGCTTCGCGTGGGAAGCGGGGCGTGTTCAGCCAGATGTCGGAGCCCTTTTTCAGGGCCGCCGACAAGCCCAGCTCGTAGCCCGTGAGGACGGCGCAGTTCCTGAACGGCTTGGTTTTCTGAATGATGTCATTGAAGGTGCCAATGGCGCTGTAGTCTTTGGGGTAAGGCTTGCCGGCCCAGATAATCTGCACGGGCCGCTCGGTATTCATCACCAGCTTTACAAACCGCTGGAAGTGACGCAGAATAAGGTCGGCGCGCTTGTAGCCGGCAAAGCGCCGGGCCCACACGATAGTCAGCACATTGGGGTCGAAGATGTTGCCGGTCTGGTCGGCCACGATGTCGAACAGCTGCTTTTTCAGCTCCAGCTTGCGCCGGCGCAGGGCCGCATCGTCGTTGCTTTCCAGGGCCTGGTGCAGCTGGGCGTCGCGCCAGTACGTGCCGTTCTGGGAGTTGGTGATGTGGATGATGGGGCAGATGCCGGGGTTGGTGCCCCACATCTGGTTGGCTACCACGCCGTGCACCTTCGATACGCCGTTGGCAATGCGCGCCATGCGCAGGGCCGCCAGCGTGTAGTTCAGCTGGTCGTTTTCCACGCCCACCAGCTGGCGCACCTCATCGGCCGCAATACCTCCGAAGAATGTCATTTCCTCGAGCAGCTTCATGGGGTGTTCCTCGTTGCCGGCCAGCTCGGGGGTGTGGGTGGTGAACACCAGCCGCTTCTGCACCTCGGCCAGCTGGCGGCCGTGCTTTTCGTAGAGGTAGAACGCCAGGGGCAAACCGTGGCCCTCGTTGAGGTGGTACACATCTACCGGGTGGTTCAGCAAATCGAGCAGCTTGCCGCCCCCGATGCCCAGTACCATGCTCTGCGCCACGCGGGCGGCCGTATCGGGGTCGTAGAGGTGGTGGGTGATGGTGCGGGAGATGTAGTCGTTTTCGGGAATATCAGTGGTAAGAAAGAACATGGGCGCCGTGCCAAACACCTCCGGTGCCAGGTACATAGCTTTCACGTGCACCTGCGCCCCGTGAATGGTGATGGGAAACACCAGCCCGGTATCCTGCAGAAAGGAGTAGGACTTGTGGCGGTAGTCCACGCGCATGGTCTGGTCTTCGTTGCGCGTCTGGTCGTAGTAGCCATCCGACCACAGAATGGCAATGCCCACCAGATTCTGGCGCAGCTCGTAGGCCGAGCGCATGTGGGAGCCCGCCAAGAAGCCCAGGCCGCCTGAATAAGTTTTCAGCGCCTGATCAAGCGCGAATTCCATGGAAAAGTAAGCCGCGGCGGTGCTGTATTCGGCCGCAGGCTGGTAGAAGGAGAAAGTGAAAGCCATTAGAGTGTTAGAAGGAAAAAAGCAGGAAAAGCGTAAAGCTCGAAGCAGCCGGGAAGGTGCAAAATTCCGGGGACAAGCTATATCGTGAGCGGCATTTCGATGGGATACGCGGCGTTTCTGTACGCTGGAAAGGCCTACGCTGCAGTGGCTTCCTTGGTTTTTTATAACAATACCATACTATTGCCATATGGCATCAGCTGGTTCCGCCCCACCGGCTCTGCCTGCTCTCTTCCTTCCATCACCCCAATCCTCTCTCTCATGCACATTGCCCGTTTGCTCACGGCCAGCCTGCTCGGCGTGGCCTTCGCCTGCACGTCCATTCAGGACCCCGCGCCCCAGGCCCCGGCAGCGGCCGCCACTTCGCAGAACGTCAGCGCCGCCGGCTTCCCCCGAAACCTTCGACAGCGGCACCAAAACCGCCTACACCACCGGCTCCGTTACGCTCGGCTCGGGCTCCTGGACGCTGAACGACGCCCTGCTCGGCAACACCACCGCCGACCATAAAACGGGCACGCAGTCGGTGCGGGTGCGCAATGTGGGCTCCCTGAGCATGAACTTCAACACTCCGTCCGGCGCGGGCGTAGTAACGGTGCAGCACGCCGTGTACGGTACCGACGGCAGCTCTGCCTGGGAGCTGTGGGCCTCCAGCAACAGCAGCTCCTCCTACGCCAAAGTGGGCAGCACTATCACCAGCAGCAGCACCAGCCTGAGTACGGCTTCCTTCACGGTGAACCTGAGCGGCGCCGTACGCCTGCAGATTCGCAAAATCTCGGGCGGAACCAACCGCATCAATATTGATAACGTGACTATTGAGCAATACGGCGGGGGTACCACGCCGCCCACCGGCACGGCCAAGAAGTTTCTGTTCGATGGTTCGCACGGGGAGCTGGCCGGCAATGCCGACTGGGTGCTGGACGTGAACAGCGGGGTGGCGTCGGCCCTGCCTACGCCGGCCCAGAGCGGCATTACCAGCACCACCCCCGAAACTTACTGGACGGGCGCTATTTCGGCCTGGGGCGTGGCCCTGGTAAAGCGCGGCCATACGGTGGAGCAGCTGCCCGCCGGGGGCCGCATCACCTACGGCGACGCCAGCAACAGCCAGGATTTGAGCAGGTACAACGTGTTTGTGGTGGATGAGCCGAACGTGGTCTTCACCGCCGCTGAGAAAACGGCCATCCTGCGCTACGTGCAGAACGGGGGCGGCCTGTTCATGATTTCCGACCACATCATCTCCGACCGCAACAACGACGGCTGGGACTCCCCCGAAATCTGGAACGACCTGATGCAGAACAACTCGGTGCAGGCCAACCCTTTTGGCTTCGCGGTAAACTCCGATAACATCGTGGAAAACAGTTCCAACGCCCTGGTGAGCAGCACCAACCCCATTATGAACGGCGCTCTGGGCACCGTGTCGCAACTTTCCTTTCACAACGGTGCTACCATGACGCTGAACCCGACCGCCAACTCCACCGTGCAGGGCCTGATCTGGCGCGTGGGCGTGGCCAAGGGCAACAGCAGCGTAATGGCCGCTTCCAGTACCTTCGGTACCGGCCGCGTAGTCATCATCGGCGACTCTTCCCCGGCCGACGACGGCACCGGCTCGCCCGGCAACACGGTGTACGATGGCTGGAACGAAAACGTAAGCCACGCCCGCCTGCACCTGAATGCCTCCTTGTGGCTGGCTAAGATGTAGGAGCGTCTGGAACCCAGCTATTCGCTGCGGCGCTGAAAGTAACCCCTCACTTTCGCAGCGAAAGAGCAGTTCTTAGCGAATAGGATTTAACCCCGGCTAACGCCCGCGCCTCAGAAGTGGCGCGGGCGTTTTATTTTGACCGTTTTAGCCCTTTGAAGCGAAATTTCGCCGTTTTTGCGGTTCTGGGAAATGCCCGGCGGATTTTGGATACTGGCGGCGGAGCGGGTAACTTGCTGCACCACCCACGTACCTACTCCCCTTACATGACGCGTTTTCGATTCACTTCCCTGGCTTTGTGCCTGGGTTTGCTGGCCGCCGCACCCCTGGCGGCAGCTCCCGGCCCGGCTCCGGCCCCGCAGGCAGCCCCGGCGGCCAAAGTAGCTCCCATCACCCGCATCGACCCCACGTTCTGGTGGGTGGGTATGAAGAACCCTAAGCTGCAGCTGCTGGTACACGGTCCCGGCATTGCAGCCAGCCAGGTGGAGCTGGCCAGCTATGAAGGCGTGACTCTCGACGGCTTCCAGAAGCTGGAAAGCGCCAACTACCTGGTCGTCAACCTCACCATCAGCCCCACGGCCAAGCCCGGCAAGCTCAAGCTGGAGTTCAAGGGCGCGAAGAAAACCACCTACGCCTACGAGTTGCGGGCCCGTACCACGCCCGGCGACAAGCAGAAAGTGCAGGGCCTCACGCAGCAGGATTTCATTTACTTCCTGATGCCGGACCGCTTCTCCAATGGCGACCCGAAAAACGACTTCATCCCCGGCATGCGTGCCCCCAAGGTGGCCCGCGACTCAATGTACGCCCGCCACGGCGGCGACCTGAAAGGCATCGAAAACCACTTCGACTACCTTAAAGAACTGGGTGCAACTGCCGTGTGGATGACGCCCGTGACGGAAAACGACATGCCCAAGGCCAGCTACCACGGCTACGCCCTCACCGACTACTACAACGTGGACCGCCGCTACGGCACCACCGAACAGTACAAGGAGTTTGTGGACAATGCCCACCGCAACGGCCTGAAAGTGGTGCACGACGTGGTGCTCAACCACATGGGTTCCAAGAACTATCTGTTCCTCGACCAGCCCGCCCGGGACTGGTTTAACCAGTGGCCCGGCTTCACGCGCAGCAACTACAATTCCTCGGCCCTCAACGACCCCTACGGCTCCCAGCGCGACCGGGACCTGTACAACAAAGGCTGGTTTGATACCACCATGCCCGACGTGAACCAGAGCAACCCGCTGGTGGCCACGTACCTGATTCAGAACTTCCTGTGGTGGGTAGAGTACACCGGACTCGATGCCTACCGCATCGACACCTACCCGTACTCCGACCCCAAATTCCTGATGCAGTGGGGGCAGGCCCTCAACGAGGAATTCCCCCAACTGTTCAAGTTTGGCGAAGCCTGGGTGGGCAGCACGGCCCAGCAGGCCTTCTTTGCCCGCAACGTATTTCAGCCGGTCGATGGATTTAAGTCGAACCTGGAATCGGTGTTTGACTTCCAGTCGCAGGGGGCCATTCACGACGCCCTGCGGGGTGACAATGGCAACATGAACCGGCTTTACGAAGCCCTGCAGGGCGACTGGATGTACGAGGATGCCACCCGCAACGTGACCTTCCTCGATAACCACGACATGAGCCGCTTCTACTCCGTGATAGGGGAGGACTTTGCCCGCTACAAAATGGGCATTGCCTGGCTGCTCACTTCCCGCGGCATTCCGCAGCTCTACTATGGTACCGAGGTGCTGATGAAGAACTTCTCCAACCCCGACGGCAAAGTGCGCGAAGACTTTCCCGGTGGCTGGCCCGCCGACAAGCAAAGCTACTTCACGGCCGCCGGCCGCACCGGCCAGGCCGGCGAGGCCTTCAACTACGTGAGCAAGCTGGCCCAGTACCGCAAAACCCACTTGGTGCTGGCTACCGGCAAGCTCATGCAGTTCATTCCCCAGGATGGCGTGTACACCTACTTTCGCTACAACGACCAGGGCGAGGCCGTGATGATCCTGCTCAACGGCAGCAAGGATGAGAAAACTGTGGATGGCACCCGCTTCGCCGAGCGTACCGGCGGCTTTAGCTCGGGCCTCGAAATCACCACCGGCGCCACCCTTTCCAGCCTCAGCAGCTTCAAAATCCCCGCCCGCACCGCTTGGGTGGTAGAACTGAAAAAGTAGTTATCAGTTGTTCGTTGCTCGTTGTCAGTGCTCGAAACGAACCCACTGACAATGAGCAACGAACAACAAACAACCGACAACGAATGCACCAGCCCATACACGCCTGTATCTTCGACCTCGACGGGGTGATTGTGGATACGGCCAAGTTCCATTACCAGGCCTGGAAAACCCTGGCCCACGGCCTCGGCTTCGATTTCACGGAGCACGACAACGAGCGGCTGAAGGGCGTGAGCCGCATGCGGTCCTTGGAAATTATTCTCGAAATCGGCCAGCAAACGTTGCCGGAAGACGAGAAGCTGACCCTGGCTACGCGCAAAAACGAAGCGTACCTGGAAGACGTGCACCGCATGACCGAGGCCGACGTGCTGCCGGGCGTGCGTCGCTTTCTGGAAGAGTGCCGCGCCGCCGGCCTGAAAACTGCCCTCGGCTCGGCCTCCAAGAATGCCCGCCTCATCCTCGACCGGGTAAACCTGCTACCGCTCTTCGATGCCATCATCGACGGTACCGACGTGGCCAACGCCAAGCCCGACCCCGAAGTGTTCCTGAAAGGCGCCGAAGCCCTGGGCGTAGCGCCCGCCGACTGCGTGGTGTTCGAGGATGCCGTAGCCGGCCTTGAGGCCGCCCGCAATGGAGGCATGCGCTGTATTGGTGTCGGGGATGTAACTATCTTAGCCGAAGCCGATTTCGTGATTCCCGGCTTTGCCGATATGACCGTTGCCCGCCTGCAGGAATTCGTAGCTGGGAGCTAAGTGTTAGTTCCCCTCCTTATTTTCAAGGAGGGGTGGCCGGAGGCCGGGGTGGTTTTGCTAGAGCTAAAAAGTTAGATCTAGTTATCGTCCTGACGGATTTACCACCCCGGCCTCCGGCCACCCCTCCTTCGAATAAGGAGGGGAATTTGTAGCTTCTAGCTCCTGACTCCTCCAAAGAAAACTCTCCCCTTACTCCCCCTTGCTATAATGAAAGATTACCTGAAAGTTGATGAGTGGCGGATCATCGAAGAAGGCTTCGACCCGCACCTCAACAAAGTATCGGAAAGCATTTTTTCCCTCGGCAACGGCCGTATGGGTCAGCGCGCCAACTTCGAGGAGCAGTATTCCGGGCCCTCCCTGCAGGGCAGCTACGTGGCCGGCGTGTACTACCCCGATAAAACCCGCGTGGGCTGGTGGAAAAACGGCTACCCCGATTACTTTGCCAAGGTGCTGAACGCCGCCAACTGGATTGGCATCGGGGTGGAAATCGACGGGACGGAAATAGACCTGGCCAAGCTGCCGGTGGAAGACTTCCGCCGCGAGTTGAACATGCGCGAGGGTTACCTGCTGCGCACCTGCACTGTGGTGCTGGAAGAAGGCCGCAAGCTGCGCATTGAGGCCAAGCGCTTCTGCAGCATTGTGGACGACGAGGTAGGCGCCATTCGCTACGCTATTACGCCGCTGGGCTTTTCGGGTAAAGCTACGCTCACGCCCTACATCGATTTCGACGTCAAAAACCAGGACGCCAACTACGACGAGAAGTTCTGGGAAGAGGTAAGCCGCAGCATCGAAGGCCAGGGTGCTTTCGTGACGGCCCGCACCCGCAAAACCGGCTTCGACGTGTGCGCCGGCATGACGTTCCAGCTCACCCAGGCTGGCCAGGCTGCTACGCCCCGCACCATTCCCATCGAGAGCGAGAAGTACACGGCCCACATCTTCACCGTCAGCATTCAGGAGGGTGAGGAAACCGTACTGACCAAGTTCGCGGCCAATATTTCCTCCGAAAACCACGACCGCGCCATCCTAGAAGACGTGTGCCGCCGCGCCGTGCAGCAGGCCCGCGCCAAGGGCTTCGACCAGCTGGCTGAGGAACAGGCCGCGGCCTGGGCTGCCAAGTGGGCCGAGAGTGACATCATCATCGAAGGCGACGCAGCCGCTCAGCAGGCTATCCGCTTCAACATCTTCCAACTCAACCAGACCTACACCGGCGAAGACCCGCGCCTGAACATCGGCCCCAAAGGCTTCACGGGCGAGAAATACGGCGGCAGCACCTACTGGGACACCGAGGCGTACTGCCTGCCCTTCTACCTGGCCACCGCCGACCCGCAGGTGGGCCGCAACCTGCTGCTTTACCGCTACAAGCAGCTGGGTAAAGCCATTGAAAACGCGCAGAAGCTGGGCTTTACCGACGGAGCCGCGCTCTACCCGATGGTGACCATGAACGGGGAGGAGTGCCACAACGAGTGGGAAATTACCTTCGAGGAGGTGCACCGCAACGGGGCCATTGCCCACGCCATCTACGACTATGTGCGCTACACCGGCGACGAAAGCTACCTGGCCGACTACGGCGTGGACGTGCTGGTGGCCATTTCGCGGTTCTGGGCGCAGCGGGTGAACTTCTCCGAGGAGAAAGGCCAGTACGTGATGCTGGGCGTGACCGGCCCCAACGAGTACGAAAACAACATCAACAACAACTGGTACACCAGCACCATTGCCCTCTGGACGCTGAACTATACGCTGGAGGTACTGGCCAAAATCAAAGCCGAAAATCCGGCCCGCTATGCCGTGCTGGACATGGAGCTGGGATTGGATGAAGCCCGCGAGTTTGGCACCTGGCGCGCTATTATCGGCAACATGTTCCTGCCCGAAGACCCCAAGCGCGGCATCAAGCTGCAGCAGGAAGGCTACATGGACAAGGAGCAGATTCTGGTGAAGGACCTGCCCGCCTCGGAGCGGCCCCTCAACCAGAAATGGAGCTGGGACCGGATTCTGCGCTCCTGCTTTATCAAGCAGGCCGACGTGCTTCAGGGCATGTTCCTGCTCGAAGACCAGTTCGACATCGACACCATCCGCCGCAACTTCGAGTTCTACGAGCCGCGCACGGTGCACGAGTCGTCGCTTTCGCCGTGCGTGCATGCCGTGCTGGCCGCCCGCCTGGGCCTGGAGGAAAAGGCCTACGAAATGTACCTGCGTACGGCCCGCCTCGACCTCGACGACTACAACAACGACACCGAGGACGGCTGCCATACCACCAGCATGGCTGGCACCTGGATGGCCGTGGTGCAGGGCTTTGGGGGCATGCGCGTGCGCGACGGGCAGCTTCACTTCCGGCCCATGCTGCCGGCCAAGTGGACGGGCTTCAGCTTCCGCATCCGCTTCCGGGGCGCCGTAGTGAAGGTGCACGCGGGCCGCGACGGCGTGCAGATTCAGTCCGACAAGCCACTGACGGTGTTCGTGAACGACGAAGCCGTGGAAGTAGGCCGGAACTCCGTGACGGAGCTGGTGAGTTAGGGTATCGGCGGCTGGCGGTTACCTGTTGGCCGTCAGCAGCTGAAAAAGGTACGCGTCGTCTTCACTTCCACCAGCTAACCGCTCAACGCCATGACTGATCTGACCGACCAAGTAGCTATTGTGACCGGGGCCAGCCGGGGAATCGGGCGGGCCATTACCTTGCTGCTGGCCATGCAGGGGGTGCGTGTGGTGGCCCTGGCCCGCCAGGCCGAGGAGCTGGACGACGTGGCCCAGTCGGGCCAGATCCTGCCGCTGGCCGCCGACGTAACCAGTGAGGCCGATGCCCGCCAGGCCGTGGATGCCGCGCTGCAGCACTTCGGTCGGCTCGATATGCTGGTGTGCAACGCGGGCATGGGCTCCTTCAATCTGCTCGAAAACATCGAAGCAGCCGACTGGGACCAGATGTTCGACGTGAACGTGAAAGGCACGTTTCTGCTCTGCAAGGCCGCCGTGCCCCACTTCAAGGCCCAGAAGCGCGGCCACATCGTGGGCATCACCTCCGATGTGGCCCGCCGTACCTTTGAGCACGGCACGGCCTACGGGTCCAGCAAATTTGCTCAGGATGCCCTGCTGGGCTCTTTGCGCAAGGAAGTACGGCCCTTTGGTGTCAAAGTCAGCACCATTTACCCGGGGCTGGTCGATACCTACTTCAACAACTCCCGCCCCGGCAGCGTGGAGGCCGAAGCCACCCACCTGCGTCCCGCCGACGTGGCTCAGGCCGTGCGCTACGTGCTGGAAGCCCCGCCCCACGTGGTAGTTGATGAGCTGATGCTGCACCCGCTCACGCAGGAATGGTAGGATTTAGCTGTTAGAAAGAATTTCATGCCGAGCGAAGTCGAGGCATCTTGCGTGCTGATGTTGTGGTGGTAATTGATTTTACCACCCTGGCGAGATTCCTCGGTCACTGGCTTGATGCGCCACATGCTCGGAATGACGTTCTTACTCGCAACTCCCACCTGACAACTGATTATCTTAGGCCACCTTATGAAGAAGTTTCTGCCGGCCGCCGGTATTCTACTGGCCTTGGCCTCTTTTCAATCTGTTTCTCCGGCCGATCCGGCCCGTACTGTGTCTACTGTTTCCGCCTCTGACCCCAACACCACCGACGAAGTACCGCAGGACAACAAGATCATCATCTACCAGATGATGACGCGCCTGTTTGGCAACAAGGTGGCCACCAACAAGCCCTACGGCACCATCAGCGAGAATGGCGTGGGCAAGTTCAACGACATCAACAGCACGGCGTTGCAGGCCATCAAGCAGCTGGGCGCCACCCACGTGTGGTACACCGGGGTGCTGGAGCACGCCACCATGACGGACTACACCAAGCAGGGTATTCCGCTGGATGATGCCGACGTGGTGAAAGGCCGCGCCGGCTCGCCCTACGCCATCAAGGACTACTACGACGTGAACCCCGACCTGGCGGTGAACGTGAAAAACCGGATGCTGGAGTTCGACGGGCTGGTGAAGCGTACCCACGCCAACGGCCTGAAGGTCATCATCGACTTCATCCCGAATCACGTGGCCCGCACCTATAAGTCGGATGCTAAGCCCCCGGGCGTGGTGGACCTGGGCGAGCGGGACGACAAAAGCAAGGCGTTTGCGGCCGGCAACAACTTCTACTACCTGCCGGGTCAGAACCTGACGGTGCCGAAAACCAACAACCCGCTGGGGGCCGGCAAGGGCCCGCAGGAAGACGGCAGGTTCTCGGAAACGCCTGCCAAGGCCACCGGCAACGACGTGTTTTCGGCCCAGCCCAGCATCGACGACTGGTTTGAAACGGTGAAGCTCAACTACGGCGTCGACTACCAGAACCACCGCCAGCTGCACTTCGAGCCCATTCCAGATACGTGGGTGAAAATGCGCGACATCCTGGTGTTCTGGGCCAAGAAGGATGTGGACGCCTTCCGCTGCGACATGGCCGAAATGGTGCCAGTGGAGTTCTGGGCCTACGTCATTCCGGAGGTGAAAAAGGTGAACCCCGACATCCTCTTCATTGCCGAGATTTACAACCCCAAAGCCTACAAAACCTACATCGAGCAGGGCCGCTTCGATTACCTCTACGACAAGGTAGGCCTCTACGACGGCCTGCGCCGCCTGATGCGGGGCGAAGGCAACACCGAGGACATCAGCAAGGTATGGCGCGAGGAAAGCCGGGGCTTTAGCTCCCATATGCTGCGCTTTCTCGAAAACCACGACGAACAGCGCATTGCCTCCAAGGACTTTGCCGGCGACCCGCGCGCGGCCATTCCGGCCATGACGGTGTCGGCCACGCTGGCCTCGGGGCCGGTGATGGTGTACTTCGGGCAGGAAGTGGGCGAGCCGGCCCACGGGACCGAGGGTTTCTCCGGCGAAGACGGCCGCACCACCATCTTCGACTATTGGGGCGTGCCCTTCCACCAGCGCTGGATGAACGGCGGCAAGTTCGACGGGGGCAAGCTCGACGGCGGCCAGCAGCAGCTTCGCGAGTTCTACAGCCGCCTGCTCAACCTGGCCGGCTCTTCCGACGCCATCCGGCGCGGCAAGTTCTACGAGCTGCAGGACGCCAACAACCTGGGCCGTGAGTACGACCAGCAGCAGGTGTACAGCTACCTGCGCTACACCGACAAGCAGAAGCTGCTCATCGTGGTAAACTTCTCC belongs to Hymenobacter sp. J193 and includes:
- a CDS encoding PepSY domain-containing protein is translated as MTPFKKAVGKLHLWLGLASGLVVFIVSITGAIFTFQDDIRDLTEPWRKVDVQATAPVLPSRLQAAALAGHPGVAAKDCWTTYFGPDRSATVFFTDKAGAPMLVYLNPYTGQVLHGMDLRTHFFTIIQEIHMHLLLPEAVAKWVVGGSISIFVVMLLSGLVLWWPKRKQERKQRFAIKWGARWRRINYDLHNVLGFYVASIALVLALSGLFMIFPWMLKSIVFVVDGGKPAPQELMETKLDTLKTVTAATQPLSDIVYRNVRRLSPANEMVLIGPTGTGKTSAYCWTYQKALHYYHRDEYAFHPVSGQLLETRFHAAKSAGTKFSDMNYDLHTGQLLGVGGKIVAFLASLISASLPVTGTIVWWGRRSKTKKKSRKLVSA
- the glgP gene encoding alpha-glucan family phosphorylase; translation: MAFTFSFYQPAAEYSTAAAYFSMEFALDQALKTYSGGLGFLAGSHMRSAYELRQNLVGIAILWSDGYYDQTRNEDQTMRVDYRHKSYSFLQDTGLVFPITIHGAQVHVKAMYLAPEVFGTAPMFFLTTDIPENDYISRTITHHLYDPDTAARVAQSMVLGIGGGKLLDLLNHPVDVYHLNEGHGLPLAFYLYEKHGRQLAEVQKRLVFTTHTPELAGNEEHPMKLLEEMTFFGGIAADEVRQLVGVENDQLNYTLAALRMARIANGVSKVHGVVANQMWGTNPGICPIIHITNSQNGTYWRDAQLHQALESNDDAALRRRKLELKKQLFDIVADQTGNIFDPNVLTIVWARRFAGYKRADLILRHFQRFVKLVMNTERPVQIIWAGKPYPKDYSAIGTFNDIIQKTKPFRNCAVLTGYELGLSAALKKGSDIWLNTPRFPREASGTSGMTAAMNGCISLSIADGWIPEFVREGENGFLIPLANIHEPEPVKDDLEATGILDVLEQEILPLYYNQPDRFLEIQKTAMREVEPEFESGRMAREYYEKMYNA
- a CDS encoding hydrolase, translated to MPVCSRPACSAWPSPARPFRTPRPRPRQRPPLRRTSAPPASPETFDSGTKTAYTTGSVTLGSGSWTLNDALLGNTTADHKTGTQSVRVRNVGSLSMNFNTPSGAGVVTVQHAVYGTDGSSAWELWASSNSSSSYAKVGSTITSSSTSLSTASFTVNLSGAVRLQIRKISGGTNRINIDNVTIEQYGGGTTPPTGTAKKFLFDGSHGELAGNADWVLDVNSGVASALPTPAQSGITSTTPETYWTGAISAWGVALVKRGHTVEQLPAGGRITYGDASNSQDLSRYNVFVVDEPNVVFTAAEKTAILRYVQNGGGLFMISDHIISDRNNDGWDSPEIWNDLMQNNSVQANPFGFAVNSDNIVENSSNALVSSTNPIMNGALGTVSQLSFHNGATMTLNPTANSTVQGLIWRVGVAKGNSSVMAASSTFGTGRVVIIGDSSPADDGTGSPGNTVYDGWNENVSHARLHLNASLWLAKM
- a CDS encoding glycoside hydrolase family 13 protein, whose product is MTRFRFTSLALCLGLLAAAPLAAAPGPAPAPQAAPAAKVAPITRIDPTFWWVGMKNPKLQLLVHGPGIAASQVELASYEGVTLDGFQKLESANYLVVNLTISPTAKPGKLKLEFKGAKKTTYAYELRARTTPGDKQKVQGLTQQDFIYFLMPDRFSNGDPKNDFIPGMRAPKVARDSMYARHGGDLKGIENHFDYLKELGATAVWMTPVTENDMPKASYHGYALTDYYNVDRRYGTTEQYKEFVDNAHRNGLKVVHDVVLNHMGSKNYLFLDQPARDWFNQWPGFTRSNYNSSALNDPYGSQRDRDLYNKGWFDTTMPDVNQSNPLVATYLIQNFLWWVEYTGLDAYRIDTYPYSDPKFLMQWGQALNEEFPQLFKFGEAWVGSTAQQAFFARNVFQPVDGFKSNLESVFDFQSQGAIHDALRGDNGNMNRLYEALQGDWMYEDATRNVTFLDNHDMSRFYSVIGEDFARYKMGIAWLLTSRGIPQLYYGTEVLMKNFSNPDGKVREDFPGGWPADKQSYFTAAGRTGQAGEAFNYVSKLAQYRKTHLVLATGKLMQFIPQDGVYTYFRYNDQGEAVMILLNGSKDEKTVDGTRFAERTGGFSSGLEITTGATLSSLSSFKIPARTAWVVELKK
- the pgmB gene encoding beta-phosphoglucomutase, which encodes MHQPIHACIFDLDGVIVDTAKFHYQAWKTLAHGLGFDFTEHDNERLKGVSRMRSLEIILEIGQQTLPEDEKLTLATRKNEAYLEDVHRMTEADVLPGVRRFLEECRAAGLKTALGSASKNARLILDRVNLLPLFDAIIDGTDVANAKPDPEVFLKGAEALGVAPADCVVFEDAVAGLEAARNGGMRCIGVGDVTILAEADFVIPGFADMTVARLQEFVAGS
- a CDS encoding glycoside hydrolase family 65 protein: MKDYLKVDEWRIIEEGFDPHLNKVSESIFSLGNGRMGQRANFEEQYSGPSLQGSYVAGVYYPDKTRVGWWKNGYPDYFAKVLNAANWIGIGVEIDGTEIDLAKLPVEDFRRELNMREGYLLRTCTVVLEEGRKLRIEAKRFCSIVDDEVGAIRYAITPLGFSGKATLTPYIDFDVKNQDANYDEKFWEEVSRSIEGQGAFVTARTRKTGFDVCAGMTFQLTQAGQAATPRTIPIESEKYTAHIFTVSIQEGEETVLTKFAANISSENHDRAILEDVCRRAVQQARAKGFDQLAEEQAAAWAAKWAESDIIIEGDAAAQQAIRFNIFQLNQTYTGEDPRLNIGPKGFTGEKYGGSTYWDTEAYCLPFYLATADPQVGRNLLLYRYKQLGKAIENAQKLGFTDGAALYPMVTMNGEECHNEWEITFEEVHRNGAIAHAIYDYVRYTGDESYLADYGVDVLVAISRFWAQRVNFSEEKGQYVMLGVTGPNEYENNINNNWYTSTIALWTLNYTLEVLAKIKAENPARYAVLDMELGLDEAREFGTWRAIIGNMFLPEDPKRGIKLQQEGYMDKEQILVKDLPASERPLNQKWSWDRILRSCFIKQADVLQGMFLLEDQFDIDTIRRNFEFYEPRTVHESSLSPCVHAVLAARLGLEEKAYEMYLRTARLDLDDYNNDTEDGCHTTSMAGTWMAVVQGFGGMRVRDGQLHFRPMLPAKWTGFSFRIRFRGAVVKVHAGRDGVQIQSDKPLTVFVNDEAVEVGRNSVTELVS
- a CDS encoding SDR family oxidoreductase, with the translated sequence MTDLTDQVAIVTGASRGIGRAITLLLAMQGVRVVALARQAEELDDVAQSGQILPLAADVTSEADARQAVDAALQHFGRLDMLVCNAGMGSFNLLENIEAADWDQMFDVNVKGTFLLCKAAVPHFKAQKRGHIVGITSDVARRTFEHGTAYGSSKFAQDALLGSLRKEVRPFGVKVSTIYPGLVDTYFNNSRPGSVEAEATHLRPADVAQAVRYVLEAPPHVVVDELMLHPLTQEW